Genomic DNA from Kluyveromyces lactis strain NRRL Y-1140 chromosome C complete sequence:
TATTCCGGAAATATGCATGAGCGGATGTCCCTTTGGGTTCGCacgaaaaaaaatttctaGATTGGAGATTCTTTTGGGATTACTACAGTAAGTGAATACCCTTTTTGGCAAAAACCATATCGGGAAATACCACTGGATTTCATTTAAACTGCACACCTGATATTAGGACTTGAGACAAAGCGGAGGGGTAAATGAGAATAGAAAAGTACTATCGTCCAGAATGTTGTGAGAGACTTTTCTATCTGTTTCAtcatattttcttgttatTTACAAGGATGTTGTTGCCAGTGGAGAGAAATTGACTTTCATGATTTATATTTATCGGCAGATAAGCGCAAGcgagaaaaaagaagtctcgtgaaatatcattgataGCCTATTCATTAACACAACAACGATAGTAGTGTAGTGGTAGTACTACTACTCATACTACACAGTATTTCTTGCTATTTGATAGGGATGGCTAACGACTCAAAAAACCTCTTGGATTTGTATCTTAATATTGctcttttcaattgacACACCAGGTGAGAAAATTTGTTGCTTTTATGTCGTCTTGCCATGACACATGATACCAGGTCGAAGTGATCTATGCGATTAACTTTCTGTGATCAGAAGTTGAGCTCTTAGGTCAATGGAAGCAAATTTGAGTTCGTTAGATAGTAAGGTTAAAAATAGatcaaatatcaattttgtaTGCTAAAAAAGTGTTTAACACTATTCTTCTCTATGTAAGTGATATGAATGGGTTTATCGAGATTAACAGTCTTCGTGTTAACATTCTCCAACTTTCCCTCTTTTGACATGCTGGATGGGCTCTTGTTCGAAGAAATCGATATCCATGGTTGATGAATCTCTCTTGAAATGTCTTCTGAACGATCCGCTCGGGTGATGTGACGATGATGTTGGTAATGACGGCCTGGAGGATTTGGCCAATGTCGGTGTGGAGGGAGTAGTCGTAGGAGTAGGGGGGATTTGCATCCATCTCATTGAATCCATTTGGAGTGATTTTGGGGACAGACGATCTTTATGATTGTAATCCGGTACCAATGGGGACATCAATGTagaatattcaattcttgaCAAGTGATCTTTCCAATATGTCTTATAGGAGAATAGACACTTCAAAATTGGATGCTGAACATCGTTGACATAATACCTAAGCTTGAAACTAGATGGAATATCAGCAACGTTGATTACTTCCAATATGGACTTCATTAGATTGATTAGTTTCGGGTCTGGTTTGTCATTGGACATCATTGTTTCGAAGTTAACAAAGGTATTAAACTTGGAGGACAATAGTGCATATTTCGTGATAGATAAGCACGCCAGAGCAATGGAGCTAGAAGAGTTAGTGAATGAGAGGGTTGGGTTGAAGCAACAAAGCTGGCATAGTATCAACGCTCCAAGTTTCATGGCAGAACAATCTGTTTCGTTGTTTTGGAACGTATTTCCCCTTACCAAGATatccaagaaagaatcCAAACTGGGTCCGTGACACATTGTCCAGTTGAGACTCTGACAAATGTGAAGTTCCATTTCCTTGAATTGCTCTTTGGTATATTGGTTGCAACATAAGCTTTGTAAAGTAGGTAATGAAGGAATTTTTTGCTTTTTGTCCGTGTATTTAGATGCCAACCATAGAGAACATAAACCTAAAAGTTGGTAAGTAGAAGACTTGACGATGATTTTAGAACAATATCTATCGATAATATTAAAACATAGGAAAAGAGTTGgtgttgaaagtttcaatcTGATGTGACAGCACatgatgaaatcaaaaatcAAGGATCtcatttgaaaattgatTTCAGGTTGGGACTTAAAACATTTCATAGAAACTGTTGTGCTGGATTCATTTTCAACCAATCTAGAGAAGATTGTGGATgcattttcattaatcGTAGCTTTGTgagatttcaattccatcTCAATCAAATTTGGATTAGAAGCTTTCTCATTCCAAATCGACCTTCTTATGCAATTCATATAGTTTGAATCTACCATGGTCAGATTTGACATCATGTATAAATAAAAATAGATTGTATTTGTTTAAGTGAACtttattttgaacaaagagAATATCAAAGGAGTATTGTAGAAGGGCAGATAATTCTATTTCACAACTAAAGCCACAATGTATTGAGAATTGAGGGAAGATAAGAGAAAACGAATAAAAAATTGGGACAGACCAGCTGAATGACTCAAACGTAACAAAACGTTTAGCCGTTAAAGTGTAATGTAGTGCGACGTTCTACTTTTTGTTATTCTACCCTGAGACGATTGTAGATCGACTATGAGGATTCAATTAACAAGCAAAAGAgtgattcttttctataATCTTTGCGGGGTAGTTGTTATGAAAGTCTTCCTCTGTTTAGCGATagaaaaagtgaaagcAAGAAACAACTTGATATGAGCAGACCGGATGTTAGGATTGAGTATCAGGTTTTATAACGGAGATCAGATTCTTAACAATGATACAGTCAAAGAAATAACCTCTGCAGCGGCCAGGATATGCGAATATGATATGATGGTGGATGAAAGAAAGCAAGTGTGTTGTATggatgaaagaaaaatttgaagCGAATGAAAAGTTAATAACTgtttattcttcaaaagttttatcGAGGATCTTCTGTACCAGCAAAAGTAGTGAGTGGGATGGGAATGCAGTAGTGAAAAAGCTTATTAAATTATAATCACTGAACTAGAGTAATTAGACAGAAATAAGTGtagtgaaagaaaaagtaCCTCTTGATAACAGTCTTCTCTATTTCGAATGgtattgaagaaagaacgTGAAATGGGATGTAGTTTGAAGCGGTGCAATTGGCAATGAGGACTTCCTATAACAATCTTAAGAAACCTATTACTCAAACACTTAAGACAAAGCCCCAAAAAActgaaggaaaaaaaaagtgtaAAGAACAGCAGTAATAccaaaataaaaaaaaggagAGGATGGGAGTAGCAATTACCTGAAGCTATGATTAGGCTCCCACTAAAGTATTGTTCTTGGACACTGTAGTATATCAACAGTATCTAATATGAGAAACAGTAGTGAAGTTTCTAACAACAAAGTAGAGTGAAGTGGAAGGCcaactttctttgatcCAATATATAAATGAATATATTTTAACAAAATGTATCAACCAAATCGAAAGAGGAATAGAGagaggaaaaaaatgtaTGTGTGGGCTATTATTGGCTGGCTGGCTGCTGACCGTCTATCTTCTCTATCTGTCCGTAAGTCTCCCTATTACTGCGCACTGTATGGGAGTGAGTAAAAACGGCagtggaagatgaagaagaagaacaagaagaagaaaatatgtAACAGGGCAGCACCATGACATACAAGCACATAGGCCCGATAATAAAAAAGTATATACCAATGCAAGAAGCAGTCGTAGTATTAAAATACCACCactaaaaagaaaatgcaCACCAGTTCCCAAGAGAGTGAtcgagaaaaaaaaaaaaggaactGAGCCTTCACCAGCGGAtcagaaaatgaagaagattagAATAGGGTATACGCGTGGTTTGCCAATTGCCCAAGCAAGGGCCACAAGCAAATAGCAATTATGGAGGAAGCACacagtgaaaagaaaaaaaacacattCTTTCGGTCAGATGCCATCGGTTGCTTTTACTATAGGAGGGGGTGTAACAGCAGATAATTATAGATCCTAGATCCGGATTTTAAGAGCATATACAAATTTTACACAACCCTAACCCAAGGCTCGATAGGACGAATATCTTAAGACACACCTGAAGccgaaaaaaaaataaaggtTATCACTCTAAGCCAGACTGAGTGaacgttttctttttcggTATAGGGATGAGATATCTCCTCAGACCTATTTCAGAATATTATAGGGCGGAAAGCCCTTGTCTTACCCAATAAAGATTTAAAATTTTACAAGCTTGAGCGGATTATCGCCTACGGTGGTGATCGAAGAGCACACCCACACATACCTTCACACAAAGCAAGGCACTTCGATCGTATCACAAATTgagaataagaaaaaataaaaaaaaaaaagtcaaCTACAACCACTCTCGTCTCCAGGGCAAAGCACAAAATCTTCCTGCTACAGTATGTTAGAAGGCAAAAAAATATGAGATCAGAACGAAAATAGTAAAAACCGAAAGAGTTAAAAAGCTGTAAAACTAGTAAAACAAGCAAAACTAGCTGGAATTCTTTCGATGTAGGGTTTCAGGTATACAGATTGGATCGTACTTTGACTGTTCTTTCTATTTCAAACTGAGACTAGCGCATGGTGGTTTATTTGTCTTTTTACTAGTTTTCGGGTTTCGGTGGTGCTGAAGGTTGCTCCTTGTATGTGTGAAAAAGAGAAACGAAAACTGAGATAGGTCTTGATATCTTATTCACAATCGAATTTAGGGCAAAATTATCATGGGGTCGCCTTATATTGTGACTTTTCCCTATTTACTGTgtaattttatttttaaaGTTTGAGTTAGCCCTATACTCCATCCGtgctattttttttctcgaACTGCTTATCGGCAAAGGAACAAGGTGGTCCAGGGTGATCTTAAGAGTAcatttaattttttttttttgcaaaTGAAGTGAGGGGACTAGTCAGGGCATGAGTGATTCCTATGTTTTGCTCAATGGTATCGTATAGTCGAGCTTCATCCTATTATGGATTAGGGTTCCGTTTCAAGACCGAAATCAAGACTTGAGATGTTCAGAAGCTgtatatttcttttcatgtCAGTTCTCAGTTTGAAGTATCGCAAGACGGCCATAATTTAGATTTGCTTTCCATTCCATTGTACACAACCTTATTTTGGCTTTCCAATTGATGCGGGTATGCCTTAACTTAAAGTTTTTTGAGGTTTTATTCAGCCCACTAGTTAGCCACGTATAGTTTTTTTCAGGACAAAACTGGAAACTATGATGCAATTCATCGATTGAATAGGAGACTTTTCCGCTTTTGCATAATATCTGCCACGCAGAATCCGAATTGAATATTAAAGATCTTTGAAGGTGAGCTTGAGTAAATAAACCTTTTACATGTATCCTGCCTGTTGCAgaaaccttctttttcctctaTATTATGTTTTGTGAGGGTCACCGTAAATAATGTGTGCTTCTAACGCgcttttatttttctaGACCTTGAAGCCCTAAAGGTCCGTGACCTTTCATATCCTTCTGTTCTGTGAGGCAATTGACTACCATCGTTCGCGTATCGTTGACGTATCATACAGTTCACCCCTGCACCCTCATACTGCCGTTTCCTAAAAGTCCAGTCAAAAGGAAATCCGGTTGCCGCCGAGACTTTCGTTATGAACTTtatgtatgtatgtacGGATGTGTATCCCAGCCATTGAGTACTGGAATCGTTCGGTCCTCGTTTCAGTGTGGTTTTCACTTGCATTCTCAAAATTTGCTGTTGGCAATTGAGTACCATGGGAAATaaaaaacaattgaacTTGCTCTTCATGCATAATGTTAATGCACCCCAGTATTTCAGCAAAATGATCGCAATCATACAATGCTGGTAAGCCCTAAGCAATATATATAGATCTAGGTACTTATAACTGTAAGTATTTGGAGGGATTGCTGTTTAATTAGGtctgtttttttgttttatgtTAATCTTGAGTGCTATGTATCCTTATTTTCATCGTGCTGAACGCTGttctttaaaaaaaaaaaaaaaaaaagataagCTACTTAACGTCCGTTATCACGAAGAAAATACACCAAGGAAAAAACAGAGCCGTTCCGTTATGCATGATGTTGATTCGATTTTCATGCATGTAGATGTATCGCCATTTATCTTATACTAAATTTCCGTAGGAAGCAATCAAGAAGCAAATTTTCTTCCTCCATTTTCCCCTTGTAGTAGTTTATTTTCTCAGCAGACTTGCGGAAAGATAAAAAGAATCGGAAGACATGTGGTGGGACACAGTAACAGATAATAAACCGGGTAGTTCCTGCAGCTGTCATCTATGGAAATAGAACAGGTGAGACTCGTCTGAATGAATCTTGCTACATAGTACATATCCGTTTCTCAATAGCAACATTTGCGGCAATGGCAATAAAAGGTTTATTTGCCTCATTTGAGATTGAGCTTTTTGGTGGTTCCCGCTTTCCCCTTGCCAACTTGGAACGATTGACTACCATCTTATAATGTTACTCTAGCCCTCAGCTCCGAAGGTTGAGATTCATACTGGTTATTCACTCAAATGTTGTGATCTTAGGATACTGGTGGCGCGCAAGGGAGTTATTATTATCGGGACTCTCAAGAAGACACTCATTTCCCATCTAGGATTTTGCCTTACTCTTTTTAGGTTGGtattttccatttttttaaaaaaaaaaaataattaTAGGATCTGATATCCTGTGGTTCAAAACCCAGAAGGGTTGACCCTAACAGGCTCCTTTATGAAATCACCTTTTGCTCTATACTGGGTACTCGAAGAGTTAATTTCTGGCCAAGTTACTGCGGAAAGAAGGCGATATAGCTTCATCAGTTAATTCTGATTCAAATTCTATTAACCTATCATGTATGACTGCCAACTGACGATGTCTTGTTATTCTTCCGTTCACATGTAGAGGGTGCGCTCATGCCTATTGCTGAAAAATTCGACATTGGGGACTTTGGGATTCGAACTACCGCCAATATACTCATGAAGGGTTTTGatggtatttttttcatgaACAATTCGATGTGATGTCTGGGTTGTGGTGATACTGTGAAAGTAATGGCCTCTTTGAAGGGAAATGGTTACGAAGCTTTAGCTTGTTGAAGgtgaaatatcatcatcgtgTTACATGACTTGCAAAAATTTTAGCAATGGTGATCTTTAACTGTGATATCTTTAAATCATCCAACAAAAGTATGCAAAACGAAGCGAACATATCTATCGGCTGCTCCTTCAAGTTAAACAGAAGGTCTGCTTTGTGTCATTTTTAGTAGATAGGCATCTCTGTTAAGCAATCCAGGATGCTCTCTGTCAGAATTTCTGCCAGGCAATGTTCTGTGCGCGGATTGGCAACTCAAGCGAACAATGTTTCTCAACCAGCTAAAGACAACGCAACTAACGGCAGCGATGCTGCAACTGAGAAAAAGGGAACAGCTAGATATCAACGAATTCAGCCTTCGGTGGCCCTAAATAGTTTGAAAACTAAATTATCGAATGATTTCCAGAAGCAGCAACCAGCTCAAAAAATATACTCTCAGTTCCAATCGGATCTACAACAATTAATTTCTGAGCAGCAAGTCAATCCAAGACATTTCGTTAACAGCTCTATCTGTAACTCCGTTTTGGCAAAGTTGATTCTCCAAAGTAAGTCCGAACTTGATGGTCAAAGCATCGGTGAATCTGCTTCAATTCCACCAACACCATTTGAGATTTTGGAAACTTACTTAAAATACAATCTAGCACGTCATCAACACTTCATTATAGTGTTAAAACAGTTTTTAATTGACCTACAACCAAAGGAAGCTATCAATCTGTGGATTTCCTTTCTAGAGCACGCTAAACAAATGCCATTGAATAACACTGGAACATCGCAAGTCCAGGCTTTAACATCAATTGCTTATTTGATGTTATCCAAGGAAAGTAATTCTGCACCAGATGTCAATGTCCTTACCCAATTACTTAATATTACTCCTAGCAAAGTACCGTTCCTCGCAATTGAACAGGAGATTAAGTCCCTGGGATTAACAGCTACCACAAAAGACGAATTACTAAAATCATTCGATGATTTGTTACTCCAATGGTTTACCGCTGATAAAGACGCCTTCATAaatgaattcttgaaaaacTCTAATGATCTCAAGCTAATTACTTATTTGTGGAAACAGTATTTAAAGTTGGCAACGAAAGACTTCACAACGTCAAATCAGGAAATTCCCGGAGCCTTCATGATAAAACTAGCGCAATTGGATAGGAGTTTAGATGCTGTGAAAATCATGACACAACTAAAAGAGGCATCTGCTGACTTCAAACCATCTGTTTCATTATACAACTCCTTGCTTCAGACAGTTGCTTATATCCCCGCATTCGGTAAAGAAGCTCAATCTATTAAATTAAACAGAATACAAGCTATTTGGAACTCATACATTAAATCCAGTGGAAACATTACAGTGGCTAGTTACAAGGCGATGTTAGAAGCACTAATTATCGCAGGACATTTCAAAACGGTGGAGTCCTTCTGGACGTTGGATGTCCCCGATGACGTGAAGGCTAATTCAGAAATCTCCGACATCTACCTAAAAAATTTCTTTGCTTCCGTTAAGAAAGTGCACTTTTCCCAATTAAAATCTAAAATTCCAAGCAAAGTTCATAATTTGGAATTAGCAAATACAATTCTTTTAGCAATGGTACATTCTGATGCCTCTGTGGGAGATATCGACTCCTTTTATTCTCACACTTTCCAATCGACCGAAGGAATTAAACCCAATGATAAAACTTTGGCAATTAAGTTAAGGGCAAACTTGGCTGCTTTCGGCGATTCCAAAAATGAAAGCATTTTAGGAACAATTGGTTTATCTGCAAACTCTCCAACCGCTACTCTGGTCATCgaagaatttttgaaaatatgTGAAAATGAGGAATCAGCAACAGCTCTTTTGAAGGCTTTAAACATCGATAACAAGTCAAATGACTCTGCTAAAAAAGTGAGCAACTTTTTGGACTACTATTTGCAGCATGGCAACTGGGAGTATGCAGAAGAATTATTCAAGAAGTACTTGACGGACAATGTCAAATCACCATCATCGGTCAACTATAGATTATTCAACTCGATGTTCAAGGGATTTTCTGAGTTAAGTATCACCAGAAATGATACTGGGTTTGTTTCCAAACAACAAGTGTACTGGGAACTCTGTCAAAGAATCCATAATAGGATATTCAACGAGTGCGTTATTTCCACTCTAAAATCTGTATCCGCCTTGTCCAGGAGAAACGCTGAATTCAGCGAAAACGAGTTGgatttcattaacaatACCGTCTTACCTTACTTGGTAAAGctgaaaattgaaaatagCTTCAAGCTACAGAATCCAAAATATCTGCAAAATATGAAATCTAATGACAAGATTCACATTCCTAAAGAACTGTTATGAATGGAAGCTACCTGTACATATATTATAACTGTAAATAGTAGACCTCAGCAATGAAACTCGTATGTCTCTAAAACGACAAATCAATTGACCTTGTTTTGATTCTAGATTATATAAACATCATGGGACACTGTTGATTAGAAAGCCATTAAGTGTTTCATTAAATAGAAAATGCGGTATAAATATTTATCGAGGAACATaactcaaaaaaaaagagaggATAAACCTGATAGGAGTAGATATCGATCAGGTAAAGAGCATCATATCAGTCGGTCTGTTCAAAGAATGGATGTATATCGAAAATCTGAAATCATTTTTGGTCCTTTTcgttgaaatatttctcgAGTGTTGGAGCCATCCACCTTTCAAATCTGTCCTTGGCGTTTCCAAAATTATCTAAAGCCGGTCTGACATCTAAATTGAAGGTTGGAAGaccttcttcgtcatcagGACCTCCATAGAAATCAATAATATAACGAACCTTACGATATCCAGGGTTTTCAGTGTCAGAGGATGTGGGATCAGGTCTCAGGACAATCCAGTCATGTCTATCGAACGGCAATTCACTTGAAAAGTAACCGGGGAAAAGAGTACCAAAAATGTTGAAACATCTTGCCCTAGGTGAAAGCTGGTCTGGTTTACCCATAAATTGTAGTAGCTTTGGATAAGTGTGTGTTTTATCGGTATACTTTTTTTCCCAGTCCAGTATTTCTTGCCAACATCCctcattcaaaaagttgTGAACAAATACCATAGACTCGACAGCATCTTCAGGAATTTCCTCCCCAGTAAATGGGTCAATCTTACCCTTTCTCACCATTGCATTGTACATCTGCTGCGGAGAAGGATATTCCCAAAATTCATCATCGGCAGTCTTACCCTTTGGTATGGAACTAACGGTACGCTCCGTTGGTAGATCGAGTTTTTGACCAGACTGTTTGACATCAGTCAAGGCGATAGGAATGTTGTTCAAAGGATTTAAGCCATGATTACCTTGATCAGACAAGACTGGACAACCACCTTCCGTACCGGTGGGTTTATCTGTGGTCTTCTTATCATGAAGAACAGGGCATGCGGAAACATCGCTTCCCTTAGGTTTATCGTGCATCACAGGGCACGCAGAAATATCTCCAGAAATTGGAGTAGCATTAGTTGACGCTGTGCTTAGCTTGTCAGCCCAGAACCAACCCATCTTCGTTGACGTTTTCGCTTTCAGACTCCGTGTGATGAGCCTTGCTTGATTGAGAATCTTATGGTTAATAATACCCgacatttcttttccttatcAAAGCTGgaggaaaaagaaggaaaaaaaatcagGACATTACCCGGATCTCGTGAAGCTGGTAGAATATCGCGTGGCCGTGGGCCTTGAAACCATTGAGAGAGGACTGCAGAAGTTCGTCACCTGTTGGCGAGCGCCCTTCGGTTGCAGAGGTAGGTTATAACTTATGTACTTCGGATGCCCCGTACCAATACAGTCATATCAATCGTGTACCTCATGCAatatttccttttttttctctgtAATACCCGTAATCGAATCAATATGTTTCCTTAGAAAATGATCATCAAAAATAAGCTTCATAGTAAATCTAGTAATAAATAGGAAAGCCCAACGCTGTTTCGACTTGGTTTCAAAAGATCTACTGGAGAGTTCTAACCAAAGTTTTGTACTCTCGACTTAGATCAGCTGGTATTAACGTACTGTGCCATGGATAACCATACGGAATTACTGACATCACTCAGGCAAGGTCAAAATGGAAATCCCCCGATGCACCCTGTTAATAAAGAGATTTATCAGAAGGATAACACAGCAGTTTCATTAGCTGATCTTGGTTTGTCTTCAATAACAGATGATGCTGTTGAGCTGCTTCAACTAGTTGAGAACCTTTCTTTGCACCAGAATAACTTAACACAGCTTCCCGGATCCTTTAAAAAGTTGACAAATCTTCGAACCATCGATCTTTCTGATAACAGATTCAATGATATTCCTCCATCGTTAATGCAATGCCTTCGAttagaaaaaataaatcTTTCTAACAACAACATATGGCAGCTACCTCAAGAATTTCCAGAGACATGGTGTGATAACCTTGTTACACTCTCATTGAGGAACAACAATCTAACATCCATCAAGACACTATTTCCTATAATATCCCAGTTAAAGAATCTACGAGTCCTTGAACTAGATGGGAATaattttccaaatgatGTTATCGAGAAGGTTCTACAAGGTTTTACTAGTTCCAAGTGCTCTGCGGAAGAATACTGGGTTATAGCCTTAAGAAAATTCTTCAGTGACAATACCGTTTCACAAACACCGGCAGTTACAACTCTGGATCCACAACAAAAGATAGCAAGGGCTGCGAAACGAATGGGCTTTATTGGAAATTCACATGATTCGGAAGACAATGAGAATAATCTCACGTCTCCCCAGAGCGATCTTGATCTTTACTCTCATTCAAAATTCAACGAATacttcaaaagattatcTGTTCTGCCAGAGGAACCCAATTTGCAAGAGGTAGAAGAGGAAACAGATGAACAGAATTATAAAGAATTACTACAGACACAtcatgaaaagaaaagaaaatctaTGGAAAATGTTGTGCTAGCTTGCAGGAAACTTTTGTTCACTTTCACTGAGTGTCAGCAAAACATTAGGAAGATAACATCGCTATGTTCTGAAAAGACCATTTCGGTTAATGTTGTGTCACAGCTTTACAGTCTCAAGTCTCATATTGATAATTTAGTTGAAgtcttggaacaatttgaaaataatagtCAACAAAATGATCCTTCAATAACGCAAAGTCAGTTCCTTCATCATGATGTTTTGATACGACTATGTTTGACCATACTTTctatattcaaaaagattTTTGTTCAACTTCGAAAGAACTTCACTGCATTTTTTGGCAATAACGAcgtgttttttttaaggGTGTTCTACATGAACATATTATGTTCGTATACTGAAATATTCAACGCCTGGAAACTACTTGTTTTGGATAACCAGgaaatgatgaaaaagaaaaagctaGCCAGAACGCATTCAGTTCATTCTATGAACATGGCTCAGTACCAAAAGTATTTAAACAGCAGGCAAAAATCGTCTTCTGCTATTAAtcgatcttcttctctgaGTGGCGTCTCTTCCCAACAGTCTGCAATTAATGTCAACACACCAGGTATAAATGGTCCTTATGCGAATCAAAATGGCCAACAGGTTACCCCGCCAATTAATCCAACATCTTTCACGACTACACCGATATCTGAAGTTTCAACAACACCGCCTATACTAGATTCTTCACCGAAACCACCTCGCAGTCTAAATTACAGTGAGCAATCAACTGCCTCCACAGTCACACAAGGTGCCGCACCCACCGATACCTCCAATATCCCCTCACAAGCACTTGCAGATAAGGATATAGACCTGCAGCTATACCATACGTTGAATACAGTTATTGATATGGTTAACGTTGTATATTCACAATTGACGCAGGCAATAACAAAGTCAGCAATAGCTAGTACTACCTCCGATCAGCTTTCAATAACTCCTACGGTTGCTgcaaaaacaaaagaattgaCAGATACTTGCTTCCAATCCATGGAGTTATCGAAAGTGTTAAAAAAACGACTAAATGTGATTTCCAATAGTGATATTGACACATATTTGGTTACTAAAGAAAAGCTCAAAACTTGGGAAGATATAAATGCATTTTTGAAGTCAATCATAGCTATTCTAGCCAACACAAAGGAAATCATGAGTGATCTGCCGACTTTGAATGACGTGAGGCCTAATCTAGCCTCTTTAGCTAAAATTACAAAGGATGTTACTGTTATACTCGATCTAAGCTCTTACAAAAGTGCTTCCATTACCAATCAGCAGTCATCCTCAAACCCTTCATATGTTGGTGCAAGTTCTGTTGATGCGCCATCACAACAGCAAAATCACACAACGAATCAAGGATCACCGGCAGGTCAGCATGGAGATACCACGGATCATACAGCTTCGAATATAATAACACCATTATCTACGCCTTCGCTGGTGACTTCTCACAATGTGAATCCATTTGATCAACTGTGATAATAATGCATTTGTATTCATCCTGTATTTACGTATGCTATGTACCTCTCTCTAAGGTTTCTTGATACACCCTTGAAATTTCATAGTGATAGCCATGAATGtcattcttttccattAATTTCGGTAGTAATATTCTGGTCCTCTCAGCTATTCCAATTAATCTAACAATTTCTGTTCCACTTATTCTAAAGTTCCCCGGAACTTTCCCGTCAATTAATCTAGCAAAAATAAAGTCTAATATAGACAATAATTTAAATAGCTTTCTTAAAGATCCATGGGTACGGGGTGAATCTGCATTAAAC
This window encodes:
- the SOG2 gene encoding Sog2p (similar to uniprot|Q08817 Saccharomyces cerevisiae YOR353C SOG2 Protein required for cell viability), with protein sequence MDNHTELLTSLRQGQNGNPPMHPVNKEIYQKDNTAVSLADLGLSSITDDAVELLQLVENLSLHQNNLTQLPGSFKKLTNLRTIDLSDNRFNDIPPSLMQCLRLEKINLSNNNIWQLPQEFPETWCDNLVTLSLRNNNLTSIKTLFPIISQLKNLRVLELDGNNFPNDVIEKVLQGFTSSKCSAEEYWVIALRKFFSDNTVSQTPAVTTLDPQQKIARAAKRMGFIGNSHDSEDNENNLTSPQSDLDLYSHSKFNEYFKRLSVLPEEPNLQEVEEETDEQNYKELLQTHHEKKRKSMENVVLACRKLLFTFTECQQNIRKITSLCSEKTISVNVVSQLYSLKSHIDNLVEVLEQFENNSQQNDPSITQSQFLHHDVLIRLCLTILSIFKKIFVQLRKNFTAFFGNNDVFFLRVFYMNILCSYTEIFNAWKLLVLDNQEMMKKKKLARTHSVHSMNMAQYQKYLNSRQKSSSAINRSSSLSGVSSQQSAINVNTPGINGPYANQNGQQVTPPINPTSFTTTPISEVSTTPPILDSSPKPPRSLNYSEQSTASTVTQGAAPTDTSNIPSQALADKDIDLQLYHTLNTVIDMVNVVYSQLTQAITKSAIASTTSDQLSITPTVAAKTKELTDTCFQSMELSKVLKKRLNVISNSDIDTYLVTKEKLKTWEDINAFLKSIIAILANTKEIMSDLPTLNDVRPNLASLAKITKDVTVILDLSSYKSASITNQQSSSNPSYVGASSVDAPSQQQNHTTNQGSPAGQHGDTTDHTASNIITPLSTPSLVTSHNVNPFDQL